A section of the Vicinamibacterales bacterium genome encodes:
- a CDS encoding tetratricopeptide repeat protein — MKAIRWGVLCGLVLSASPAAAADKTHLQLMAEIRMLQEQSQQLQILLGSLQDALKTVTTKLDEQSAATRKAMADQTLAMNNIGDNVRVLRDKTDETNVRLSTVAQEIDALRQSLASQPAAIPVGTPPGGAPGTEPAAAPPTATAPPPTPTGVSPQRMFDASFDDYSAARYDLAIQGFQGFIQAFPRLPQAADAQYNIGMSYFNQSNWPQARDAFQKTINDYPQATDRVADAYYKLGQTFEMLKQVDNAKRAYETLIQRFPNAFTATQAKNALDRLTKK, encoded by the coding sequence ATGAAAGCGATCAGATGGGGCGTGCTGTGCGGGCTGGTGCTGTCGGCGTCTCCCGCGGCGGCGGCCGACAAGACGCACCTGCAGCTCATGGCGGAGATCCGGATGCTGCAGGAGCAGAGCCAGCAGCTGCAGATCCTGCTGGGCAGCCTGCAGGACGCGCTGAAGACCGTCACGACCAAGCTGGACGAGCAGTCGGCCGCGACGCGCAAGGCGATGGCGGATCAGACGCTGGCGATGAACAACATCGGCGACAACGTCCGCGTGCTGCGCGACAAGACCGATGAGACCAACGTCCGGCTCTCGACCGTGGCGCAGGAGATCGATGCGCTGCGCCAGTCGCTGGCGTCACAGCCGGCCGCAATCCCTGTCGGCACGCCGCCGGGAGGCGCGCCCGGCACCGAGCCGGCGGCCGCGCCGCCGACCGCAACCGCCCCGCCGCCGACACCCACCGGGGTGTCGCCGCAGCGGATGTTCGACGCGAGCTTCGACGACTACTCCGCCGCCCGCTACGATCTCGCGATCCAGGGGTTCCAGGGCTTCATCCAGGCGTTTCCGCGCCTGCCCCAGGCCGCCGACGCGCAGTACAACATCGGCATGTCGTACTTCAACCAGAGCAACTGGCCGCAGGCTCGCGACGCCTTCCAGAAGACGATCAACGACTACCCGCAGGCGACCGATCGCGTCGCCGATGCCTACTACAAGCTCGGACAGACGTTCGAGATGCTGAAGCAGGTCGACAACGCGAAGCGGGCCTACGAGACGCTGATTCAGCGCTTTCCGAACGCGTTCACCGCCACGCAGGCGAAGAACGCGCTCGATCGATTGACGAAGAAATAG
- a CDS encoding single-stranded DNA-binding protein → MNKVILVGNLGRDAELRYTPGGAPVATLNLATTEVWNDKASGQKQEKTEWHRIVLWGKSAESLSEYLTKGKQIFVEGRLQTRKWQDKDGHEKYTTEIRADRITLLGGGGGGGPRAQQQRSAGAGAPGGDHEPMGEPIHDLTDDDIPF, encoded by the coding sequence GTGAACAAAGTCATCCTGGTGGGCAATCTCGGGCGCGACGCGGAACTCCGCTACACGCCGGGCGGCGCGCCCGTGGCGACGCTGAACCTCGCCACGACGGAGGTGTGGAACGACAAGGCGTCGGGCCAGAAGCAGGAGAAGACGGAATGGCACCGCATCGTCCTGTGGGGCAAGTCCGCGGAGTCGCTGTCTGAGTACCTGACGAAGGGGAAGCAGATCTTCGTCGAAGGGCGGCTGCAGACGCGGAAGTGGCAGGACAAGGACGGCCACGAGAAATACACCACCGAGATTCGCGCCGATCGCATCACGCTGCTCGGCGGCGGCGGCGGAGGCGGCCCTCGCGCCCAGCAGCAGCGGAGCGCCGGAGCCGGCGCGCCCGGCGGCGATCACGAGCCGATGGGCGAGCCGATTCACGACCTCACGGACGACGACATTCCGTTCTGA
- the rpoN gene encoding RNA polymerase factor sigma-54, with protein sequence MAISQKLHTKLVQKLILTPSLQQAIKLLPMSTLELADLLNQEMVENPLLEEVPTEELQPAEQQAQNEKADAEKTGAEKSDQWDDADYEYFFGDYLDDGYKSRAPSEVKELPPIENTLSSASSLSDHLMWQLSLQTENEQLRDLGEKVREIGQAIIGNLDDDGYLVASVEEIAAMGDWPVSDVERVLQHVQTFDPIGVCARDLQECLWLQIKQLGLEGTPTEKIVTEHLRLLQNHQVPEIARRMGMPIEDLKEHIEIIRNLDPKPGSRYNPQQSQYVIPDVYVVKVEDQYVAMLNEEGLPQLRISPTYRRLLDKNVGGTPENNETRAYVKDKFRSALWLIKSVDQRQKTIQKVANSIINFQREFLDHGIEYLRPLVLRDVANDIGMHESTVSRVVNNKYMHTPQGVFELKYFFHSGISSSYGDSVSSVTIKQRIRKIIENEDPRKPLSDSKIVSILQKEGLMLARRTIAKYREELKIPTSNQRKVLY encoded by the coding sequence ATGGCGATTTCGCAGAAGCTCCATACCAAGCTCGTTCAGAAGCTCATCCTGACGCCGTCGCTGCAGCAGGCCATCAAACTGCTGCCGATGTCGACCCTCGAGCTGGCGGATCTCCTGAACCAGGAGATGGTCGAAAACCCCCTGCTCGAGGAGGTGCCGACCGAGGAACTGCAGCCCGCGGAACAGCAGGCGCAGAACGAGAAGGCCGACGCCGAGAAGACCGGCGCGGAGAAGAGCGACCAGTGGGACGACGCGGACTACGAGTACTTCTTCGGCGACTACCTGGACGACGGCTACAAGTCGCGCGCGCCGTCAGAGGTCAAGGAGCTGCCGCCGATCGAGAACACGCTCTCCTCGGCCTCGTCGCTGTCGGACCACCTGATGTGGCAGTTGTCGCTGCAGACCGAGAACGAGCAGCTGCGCGATCTCGGCGAGAAGGTGCGGGAGATCGGCCAGGCCATCATCGGCAACCTGGACGACGACGGCTATCTGGTCGCGTCGGTCGAGGAGATCGCGGCGATGGGCGACTGGCCGGTGTCGGACGTCGAGCGCGTCCTGCAGCACGTCCAGACGTTCGATCCGATCGGCGTCTGCGCCCGTGACCTGCAGGAATGCCTGTGGCTGCAGATCAAGCAGCTGGGGCTGGAGGGAACGCCGACCGAGAAGATCGTGACCGAGCACCTGCGCCTGCTGCAGAACCACCAGGTGCCGGAGATCGCCCGCCGCATGGGAATGCCGATCGAGGATCTGAAGGAGCACATCGAGATCATCCGCAACCTCGATCCGAAGCCGGGCAGCCGCTACAACCCGCAGCAGTCGCAGTACGTCATCCCCGACGTCTACGTCGTGAAGGTCGAGGATCAGTACGTGGCGATGCTCAACGAGGAAGGGCTCCCGCAGCTGCGCATCAGCCCGACCTACCGGCGCCTGCTCGACAAGAACGTCGGCGGCACGCCCGAGAACAACGAGACCCGGGCCTACGTGAAAGACAAGTTCCGTTCGGCGCTCTGGCTGATCAAGTCGGTGGATCAGCGGCAGAAGACGATCCAGAAGGTCGCCAACAGCATCATCAACTTCCAGCGCGAGTTCCTCGATCACGGCATCGAGTACCTCCGGCCGCTGGTGCTGCGCGACGTCGCCAACGACATCGGCATGCACGAGTCCACCGTCAGCCGCGTCGTCAACAACAAGTACATGCACACGCCGCAGGGCGTGTTCGAGCTGAAGTACTTTTTCCACAGCGGCATCAGCAGCTCCTACGGCGACAGCGTCTCGTCGGTGACCATCAAGCAGCGGATCCGCAAGATCATCGAGAACGAGGATCCGCGCAAGCCGCTCAGCGACTCGAAGATCGTCAGCATCCTGCAGAAGGAAGGGCTCATGCTGGCGCGGCGCACCATTGCCAAGTACCGCGAGGAACTGAAGATCCCGACCTCGAACCAGCGAAAGGTTCTCTATTAG
- a CDS encoding PTS sugar transporter subunit IIA produces MKVGVVVVTHGQLATELLNAAEMIVGDLPHFTAVSIGWHDDVDNAREEIGRAIARVREKAGTADAPAGVLVLADMFGGTPANLGVTFLEKDNVEVITGLNLAMLMKLARPLKDTDLLTLAREIRDQGRNAIWVASDLLRGNQP; encoded by the coding sequence ATGAAGGTCGGAGTCGTCGTCGTGACGCATGGGCAACTCGCGACCGAGCTGCTGAACGCCGCCGAGATGATCGTCGGCGACCTGCCGCACTTCACGGCAGTGTCGATCGGCTGGCACGACGACGTGGACAACGCCCGCGAGGAGATCGGGCGGGCGATCGCGCGCGTGCGCGAGAAGGCGGGGACGGCCGACGCGCCCGCCGGGGTGCTGGTGCTGGCGGACATGTTCGGCGGCACGCCGGCGAACCTCGGCGTCACCTTCCTCGAGAAGGACAATGTGGAAGTGATCACCGGCCTGAACCTGGCGATGCTGATGAAACTGGCGCGGCCGCTGAAGGACACCGACCTGCTGACGCTGGCGCGCGAGATTCGCGACCAGGGACGCAACGCCATCTGGGTGGCGTCCGATCTGCTGCGCGGGAATCAGCCATGA
- the rapZ gene encoding RNase adapter RapZ — MSGRRTAAGGTRRTAKGVREKRHAARRAARTAVASRFVVLTGLSGSGKSQAIRALEDLGYFCVDNLPVALLPMLAELTLRAGNEISRAAVVVDVREGKMLDELPRVLKRLRAMPRLHPVLIFLDAADDALVRRFSETRRPHPLAPNRSAIEGIREERALMRPLRALADHVVDTSAMTVHELRHAFRNVESGRSPGSQLVVTVLSFGFKHGIPVDSDLLFDVRFLPNPHFVPKLRPHTGRDREVRAFLDKADATHEFLEHTLNLLRFLVPQYVAEGKSYLTVGIGCTGGRHRSVMIAEAIKKGLAGLKGVQARVRHRDIAID; from the coding sequence GTGAGCGGCAGGCGGACGGCGGCAGGCGGAACGCGGCGGACCGCGAAGGGCGTGCGGGAAAAGCGTCATGCGGCGCGGCGCGCGGCGCGGACTGCGGTCGCATCGAGGTTCGTCGTCCTCACCGGGCTGTCGGGCTCGGGGAAATCGCAGGCGATCCGCGCGCTCGAGGATCTCGGATACTTCTGCGTGGACAACCTGCCGGTGGCGCTGCTGCCGATGCTGGCCGAGCTGACGCTGCGCGCCGGCAACGAGATCTCGCGCGCCGCGGTGGTGGTCGACGTGCGCGAGGGGAAGATGCTCGACGAGCTGCCGCGCGTGCTCAAGCGGCTGCGCGCCATGCCGCGGCTGCACCCGGTGCTGATCTTCCTCGACGCGGCGGACGACGCGCTGGTGCGCCGCTTCAGCGAGACGCGGCGGCCGCACCCGCTGGCGCCGAACCGGTCGGCGATCGAGGGCATCCGCGAGGAGCGGGCGCTGATGCGGCCGCTCCGCGCGCTGGCCGATCACGTGGTCGACACCTCGGCGATGACCGTGCACGAGCTGCGGCACGCGTTCCGCAACGTCGAGAGCGGGCGCTCGCCCGGCTCCCAGCTGGTGGTGACGGTGCTGAGCTTCGGATTCAAGCACGGCATCCCGGTAGACTCGGACCTGCTGTTCGACGTGCGGTTCCTGCCCAATCCCCATTTCGTGCCGAAGCTCCGGCCGCACACCGGCCGCGATCGGGAAGTCCGCGCCTTCCTGGACAAGGCCGACGCGACGCACGAGTTCCTCGAGCACACCCTGAACCTGCTGCGGTTCCTGGTGCCGCAGTACGTCGCCGAGGGGAAGAGCTATCTCACCGTCGGCATCGGCTGCACCGGCGGCCGCCACCGATCGGTCATGATCGCCGAAGCGATCAAGAAAGGGCTCGCGGGACTCAAGGGGGTCCAGGCGCGGGTGCGACATCGTGACATCGCGATTGACTGA
- the raiA gene encoding ribosome-associated translation inhibitor RaiA: MRVDITGRHIDITPGLRQLIGRRLDKLERLLNDRALSATVILTKEKYRCRTELVVHAKGDNMLSGNGEGNGWPLSVRQAVEKVEHQAGKLKSRWTESKRQRGGVRGANAASTAEPRRRPARPAPVRATRYAVKPMSVEDAALRLESGGESFVVFRNADTDAVSIVHRRKDGSLGLIEPQ, encoded by the coding sequence ATGCGCGTAGACATCACCGGCCGCCACATCGACATCACCCCGGGCCTGCGGCAGCTGATCGGCCGCCGGCTGGACAAGCTCGAACGCCTGCTCAACGATCGCGCCCTCTCCGCCACCGTCATCCTCACCAAGGAAAAGTACCGCTGCCGCACCGAGCTGGTCGTCCACGCCAAAGGGGACAACATGCTCAGCGGCAACGGCGAAGGCAATGGCTGGCCGCTCTCGGTCCGCCAGGCGGTGGAGAAGGTCGAGCACCAGGCAGGCAAGTTGAAGTCGCGCTGGACGGAGAGCAAGCGGCAGCGGGGAGGGGTGCGCGGCGCCAACGCCGCCAGCACCGCCGAGCCGCGGCGCCGCCCGGCCCGGCCGGCGCCCGTCCGCGCGACCCGCTATGCCGTCAAGCCGATGTCGGTCGAAGACGCGGCGCTGCGCCTGGAGAGCGGCGGCGAGAGCTTCGTCGTCTTCCGCAACGCCGACACCGACGCGGTCAGCATCGTCCACCGGCGGAAGGACGGGTCACTGGGCCTCATCGAGCCCCAGTGA
- a CDS encoding LptA/OstA family protein, producing the protein MWQKRLRFAIALFVAIFAIAVVVSLRKGREAGRRAAVPAPQLEKDAISKGGAGHVDTRDRGKGGISLKFGSQITYADNRSRLSDGVTLIIPDKNGRSITIESKEAEITRPEGRQIGNSSFTGGVKLTTSDGIVVTSPTATYSDQDQTARIPGAVAFSKGRMTGSAVGATFDQTRNVLWLLDQAKVDVAPDKTGGGEIHITAKTAGMARNEHYMKFQGNARLEGQHHTLTGDDVTAFLTEDDERMTRMELRGSAAIVGKPGASGPEDMRARDIDLAYAEDGRTLRSAKMIENASMQLPGEKGRAGRRIAGRTIDVAMAPDGSTVTNLAANESVQVDLPAEGETPARRIRAASLLATGQSAAGIDAATFSGNVEYRESRAARGKTPAVERTARSARMDLKTRPGFGDIEQANFHTNVHFTDGAKTSADAPTAVYVIGQDRLDLGADQGDTGPGPHVSDGRISVEARTISMVLGTQIMKADTNVRSVMIGSKPGAKAEGGVRMPSMLKQEQPVNVKSNRLDYDGANSMATYDGNARLWQEDTTIRADRIRLEDKTGNLRATGSVVTSMVLTEANDSAAKPGAAPQATNTTAEELLYEDQRHRATYTGKAHMSGPNGDITAAKIELFLAEQGGQLERAEADGNVVSRQELRRAYGQHLTYNTKDGTYTMTGSPVKVYDDTPGDCRVTEGAIATFQRVAGASSVQGSDAFPHKSGPAVCGSGPGTY; encoded by the coding sequence ATGTGGCAGAAGCGCCTGCGCTTTGCGATAGCCCTGTTCGTGGCGATCTTTGCCATCGCCGTCGTGGTGTCGCTGCGGAAGGGACGCGAGGCGGGGCGGCGGGCGGCGGTTCCGGCGCCGCAGCTCGAAAAGGACGCGATCAGCAAGGGAGGCGCGGGGCACGTCGATACCCGCGACAGGGGGAAGGGCGGCATCTCGCTGAAGTTCGGCAGCCAGATCACCTATGCCGACAACCGGTCCAGGTTGTCCGACGGCGTCACCCTGATCATTCCCGACAAGAACGGGCGGTCGATCACCATCGAATCGAAAGAGGCGGAGATCACGCGGCCCGAGGGCAGGCAGATCGGCAACTCCAGCTTCACCGGCGGAGTCAAACTCACCACCAGCGACGGCATCGTCGTCACCTCGCCCACCGCGACCTACAGCGACCAGGACCAGACGGCACGCATACCCGGCGCGGTCGCGTTTTCGAAGGGGCGCATGACCGGCTCGGCGGTCGGCGCGACGTTCGATCAGACGCGCAACGTGCTGTGGCTGCTCGACCAGGCGAAGGTCGACGTGGCGCCCGACAAGACCGGCGGCGGCGAGATTCACATCACCGCGAAGACGGCCGGCATGGCGCGCAACGAGCATTACATGAAGTTCCAGGGGAACGCGCGCCTCGAGGGGCAGCACCACACCCTCACCGGCGACGACGTCACGGCGTTCCTGACCGAGGATGACGAACGGATGACGCGGATGGAGCTGCGCGGCAGCGCCGCGATCGTCGGCAAGCCGGGCGCGAGCGGACCGGAGGACATGCGTGCCAGGGACATCGACCTCGCCTACGCCGAGGACGGGCGCACCCTGCGGTCGGCGAAGATGATCGAGAACGCGTCCATGCAGCTGCCCGGCGAGAAGGGGCGCGCCGGGCGCCGGATCGCCGGACGGACGATCGACGTCGCGATGGCGCCCGACGGATCGACGGTCACGAACCTCGCCGCGAACGAGAGCGTCCAGGTCGACCTGCCGGCCGAAGGGGAGACCCCGGCGCGACGCATTCGCGCCGCGTCGCTGCTCGCGACCGGGCAGTCGGCCGCCGGCATCGACGCCGCGACGTTCTCCGGAAACGTCGAGTATCGTGAGTCGCGCGCCGCACGCGGCAAGACCCCCGCCGTCGAGCGCACCGCGCGATCCGCGCGCATGGACCTGAAAACCCGGCCGGGCTTCGGAGACATCGAGCAGGCGAACTTCCACACCAACGTGCACTTCACCGATGGCGCCAAGACGTCCGCGGACGCCCCGACCGCGGTGTACGTCATCGGCCAGGATCGGCTCGACCTGGGCGCCGATCAGGGAGACACCGGACCCGGGCCGCACGTCTCGGACGGCCGCATCAGCGTCGAGGCGCGGACGATTTCGATGGTGCTCGGCACGCAGATCATGAAGGCGGACACGAACGTGCGCAGCGTGATGATCGGATCGAAGCCGGGCGCCAAGGCGGAGGGGGGCGTCCGCATGCCTTCGATGCTGAAGCAGGAACAGCCGGTCAACGTCAAATCGAACCGGCTGGACTACGATGGCGCCAACTCGATGGCCACCTACGACGGCAACGCCCGCCTCTGGCAGGAGGATACGACCATCCGCGCCGACCGGATCAGGCTCGAGGACAAGACCGGCAACCTGCGCGCGACCGGCAGCGTCGTGACCTCGATGGTGCTGACGGAGGCGAACGATTCCGCCGCCAAGCCGGGCGCAGCGCCGCAGGCGACCAACACGACCGCCGAAGAGCTCCTGTACGAGGATCAGCGTCATCGGGCCACTTACACCGGCAAGGCGCACATGAGCGGACCCAACGGCGACATCACGGCGGCAAAGATCGAGCTCTTCCTGGCGGAGCAGGGGGGGCAGCTCGAGCGCGCCGAAGCCGACGGCAATGTCGTCTCCCGCCAGGAGCTGCGCCGCGCTTACGGCCAGCACCTCACCTACAACACGAAGGACGGCACGTACACGATGACCGGCAGTCCGGTGAAGGTCTACGACGACACCCCGGGCGACTGCCGGGTCACGGAAGGGGCGATCGCGACCTTTCAACGGGTCGCCGGCGCCTCGTCCGTGCAGGGCAGCGACGCATTTCCCCACAAGAGCGGCCCAGCGGTCTGCGGTTCCGGCCCCGGGACCTACTGA
- the hprK gene encoding HPr(Ser) kinase/phosphatase: protein MTMPGVPVATLLKDLAEYRGIDLELVAGAAGLDRRISNPHPQKTGLALSGFDKYLREGRVLVLGESEVRFLESLDSSERTEVVRRVLSHALPCLVVTAGFSPPPELSAEADRVGLPLLRTRAATPLVMARLSAALDTHLAPRTVIHGVLMDILGLGVLIIGESGIGKSECALDLVVRGHRLVADDTVELRVRADSYLLGNCPELTRHHMEIRGLGLINVQDLFGVASTRRSKRVELVVQLERWDPTREYDRLGIEEAHHESLGVRVPMIRMPVAPGRNLAILVEVAARNQLLRAGGLNSARRLAERLDARLANAHEGADLEFGDDL from the coding sequence ATGACCATGCCTGGCGTGCCGGTCGCAACGCTGCTGAAGGACCTGGCCGAGTACCGGGGCATCGACCTCGAGCTGGTCGCCGGCGCGGCCGGCCTCGACCGCCGCATCTCGAACCCCCATCCGCAGAAGACCGGCCTCGCCCTGTCGGGGTTCGACAAGTACCTGCGCGAGGGGCGCGTGCTGGTGCTCGGCGAGAGCGAGGTCCGCTTTCTCGAGTCGCTGGACTCGTCCGAGCGCACCGAGGTCGTCCGCCGGGTGCTGTCGCACGCGCTGCCGTGCCTGGTGGTGACGGCCGGGTTCAGTCCGCCGCCGGAGCTCAGCGCGGAGGCGGACCGGGTCGGCCTGCCGCTGCTGCGCACCCGGGCGGCGACGCCGCTGGTGATGGCGCGGCTGTCCGCCGCGCTCGACACCCACCTCGCGCCGCGGACGGTGATTCACGGCGTGCTGATGGACATTCTCGGCCTCGGCGTGCTGATCATCGGCGAGAGCGGCATCGGCAAGAGCGAGTGCGCGCTGGACCTGGTCGTCCGCGGGCACCGGCTGGTGGCCGACGATACCGTCGAACTGCGCGTCCGCGCCGATTCCTACCTGCTCGGCAACTGTCCCGAGCTGACCCGCCACCACATGGAGATCCGGGGGCTCGGGCTGATCAACGTGCAGGACCTGTTCGGGGTCGCCTCGACGCGCCGGTCGAAGCGCGTCGAGCTGGTCGTGCAGCTCGAGCGGTGGGATCCGACCCGCGAGTACGACCGGCTCGGCATCGAGGAGGCCCACCACGAGTCGCTCGGCGTGCGGGTGCCGATGATCCGGATGCCGGTCGCACCCGGCCGCAACCTCGCCATTCTGGTGGAAGTGGCGGCGCGCAACCAGCTGCTCCGCGCCGGGGGCCTGAACTCGGCGCGGCGGCTGGCCGAGCGGCTCGACGCGCGGCTGGCGAACGCGCACGAAGGCGCGGATCTCGAATTCGGCGATGACCTGTAG
- a CDS encoding HPr family phosphocarrier protein, whose product MTACEVPILNPLGLHARAAAKFVHTAGAFASHIRVARGEREVDGKSIMGLLLLAAAHGSAIRITADGPDEAQAIGALCALIERGFDETAAGDAPRAARAQEQ is encoded by the coding sequence ATGACGGCGTGCGAGGTCCCGATTCTCAATCCGCTCGGCCTGCACGCGCGCGCGGCGGCGAAGTTCGTGCACACGGCCGGCGCGTTCGCGTCCCACATCCGCGTCGCCCGCGGCGAGCGCGAAGTGGACGGCAAGAGCATCATGGGACTGCTGCTGCTGGCCGCGGCGCATGGCAGCGCGATCCGGATCACCGCCGACGGGCCCGACGAGGCGCAGGCGATCGGCGCGCTGTGCGCGCTGATCGAGCGCGGCTTCGACGAGACCGCGGCGGGCGACGCGCCGCGCGCCGCGAGGGCGCAGGAGCAGTAG
- the ptsP gene encoding phosphoenolpyruvate--protein phosphotransferase: MQLSGLGVSPGIGIGRALVVTRGTRRLRFRIPEHRIAAELERLHLARDRAREQLARITQRITDAAGTEHAYMFEAQRLMLDDPMLVDRAVEIVRADCLNAESALERAHDEIAALFDRIDDPYLRERKGDVDDVVGRLCMNLSGGDPIEMFRDLEGPLVLVAEELSPSLVAQLDLHRLAGFVTDAGSWTYHTAILARSIHLPAVSGVRHASGAIAPGALVAVDGSAGEVWIDPPPAQLAELEARSKQRRAYERSLDDYAALPSVTLDGTAIRIEANVELPEDAARARQRGAEGIGLYRSEFLLAGTTATGLDEDAQYAVYRQLIEAMNGGRVTVRTFDVSEGQMGLAPDDGPARSPLGLRGLRLSLSFEEVFQAQLRALLRAAVHGPLRVMFPFVTGIEELRAARAAVAQAAATLRARGVSTPHVPIGVMIEVPSAALTIDLLAGEADFVSIGTNDLIQYTLAVDRNDDRVSGMYAPLHPAILRVLRHVARGARRRALPVSVCGEMAADPALLPLLAGLGLREFSMTPLAIPIAKQVVRGLRISETARLASRALRAATVADVEAVLADAAAVRR; the protein is encoded by the coding sequence GTGCAGCTGTCCGGCCTGGGGGTGTCGCCGGGAATCGGCATCGGCCGCGCGCTGGTGGTGACGCGGGGCACGCGCCGCCTGCGCTTCCGCATCCCCGAGCACCGCATCGCCGCCGAGCTCGAGCGGCTGCACCTGGCGCGCGACCGCGCCCGCGAGCAGCTGGCGCGGATCACGCAGCGCATCACCGACGCCGCCGGCACCGAGCACGCCTACATGTTCGAGGCGCAGCGGCTGATGCTCGACGATCCGATGCTGGTCGATCGCGCCGTCGAGATCGTCCGCGCCGATTGCCTCAACGCCGAGTCCGCGCTCGAGCGGGCGCACGACGAGATCGCGGCGCTCTTCGATCGCATCGACGATCCGTATCTGCGCGAGCGCAAAGGGGACGTCGACGACGTCGTCGGGCGCCTGTGCATGAACCTCAGCGGCGGCGATCCGATCGAGATGTTCCGCGATCTCGAAGGGCCGCTGGTGCTGGTGGCGGAGGAGCTGAGCCCGTCGCTCGTCGCCCAGCTGGATCTGCACCGGCTCGCCGGCTTCGTCACCGACGCGGGCAGCTGGACGTATCACACCGCGATCCTCGCCCGCTCGATCCACCTGCCGGCGGTGTCCGGCGTGCGCCACGCCAGCGGCGCCATCGCCCCCGGCGCGCTCGTCGCCGTCGACGGCTCGGCCGGTGAGGTGTGGATCGACCCGCCGCCGGCGCAGCTCGCCGAGCTGGAGGCGCGCTCCAAGCAGCGGCGCGCCTACGAACGATCGCTCGATGACTATGCGGCGCTGCCGTCGGTCACGCTCGACGGCACGGCCATCCGCATCGAGGCGAACGTCGAGCTGCCCGAGGACGCGGCGCGCGCGCGCCAGCGCGGCGCCGAAGGGATCGGCCTGTACCGGTCCGAGTTCCTGCTCGCCGGAACGACCGCGACCGGTCTCGACGAAGACGCCCAGTACGCCGTCTACCGGCAGCTGATCGAGGCGATGAACGGCGGGCGCGTCACCGTCCGCACGTTCGACGTCAGCGAAGGGCAGATGGGCCTCGCGCCCGACGACGGCCCGGCGCGCTCGCCGCTCGGCCTGCGCGGGCTGCGTCTGAGCCTGTCGTTCGAGGAGGTGTTTCAGGCGCAGCTGCGGGCGCTGCTGCGCGCGGCCGTGCACGGTCCGCTGCGCGTGATGTTCCCGTTCGTCACCGGCATCGAGGAGCTGCGCGCCGCCAGAGCCGCCGTGGCGCAGGCGGCGGCGACGCTGCGCGCCCGCGGCGTGTCGACGCCGCACGTGCCGATCGGCGTGATGATCGAAGTGCCCTCCGCGGCGCTGACGATCGATCTGCTTGCCGGAGAAGCGGACTTCGTCAGCATCGGCACCAACGATCTCATTCAATACACCCTGGCGGTGGACCGCAACGACGATCGGGTGTCGGGCATGTATGCGCCGCTGCACCCGGCGATCCTGCGCGTGCTGCGCCACGTCGCGCGCGGGGCGCGGCGCCGCGCGCTCCCGGTGTCGGTGTGCGGCGAGATGGCGGCGGATCCGGCGCTGCTGCCGCTGCTGGCCGGACTCGGCCTGCGCGAGTTCAGCATGACCCCGCTGGCGATCCCGATCGCCAAGCAGGTGGTGCGCGGGCTGCGGATCTCCGAGACCGCCCGCCTCGCCAGCCGCGCGCTGCGCGCCGCCACCGTCGCGGACGTCGAAGCGGTGCTCGCAGATGCGGCGGCGGTCAGGCGATAG
- the lptB gene encoding LPS export ABC transporter ATP-binding protein gives MATLRTRDLTKSYSGRTVVRGVNVEIASGEVIGLLGANGAGKTTTFSMVVGLTAPDSGRVLLDGIDVTDDPMYIRARKGIGYLPQEASIFRGLTVEQNIMAILETLDLDGSGRRTRLRELLAELDLTRLAKSPAYTLSGGERRRVEITRALVISPKFMLLDEPFAGIDPIAVTDIQKIIFHLKSRGIGVLITDHNVRETLRITDRAYIVHDGVIFKSGTPRSLADDEEVKRIYLGADFRLD, from the coding sequence ATGGCGACGCTGCGCACACGCGATCTCACCAAGTCGTACAGCGGACGGACGGTAGTCAGAGGCGTCAACGTCGAGATCGCCTCCGGCGAGGTGATCGGGCTGCTCGGCGCCAACGGCGCGGGGAAGACCACGACGTTCTCGATGGTGGTCGGCCTGACGGCCCCCGACTCGGGCCGGGTGCTGCTCGACGGCATCGACGTCACGGATGACCCGATGTACATCCGCGCGCGGAAAGGGATCGGTTATCTGCCCCAGGAGGCGTCCATCTTCCGCGGGCTGACGGTCGAGCAGAACATCATGGCGATCCTCGAGACGCTCGACCTCGACGGCTCGGGCCGGCGGACCCGCCTGCGCGAACTGCTCGCCGAGCTGGACCTCACCCGGCTCGCGAAGTCTCCGGCCTACACGCTGTCGGGCGGCGAGCGGCGCCGCGTCGAAATCACCCGCGCGCTCGTGATCTCCCCCAAGTTCATGCTCCTGGACGAGCCGTTCGCCGGCATCGACCCCATCGCCGTGACCGACATCCAGAAGATCATCTTCCACCTCAAGTCGCGCGGCATCGGGGTGCTGATCACCGACCACAACGTTCGGGAAACACTGCGGATCACCGACCGCGCCTACATCGTCCACGACGGCGTGATCTTCAAGAGCGGCACGCCCCGCAGCCTGGCCGACGACGAGGAGGTGAAGCGCATTTACCTCGGTGCGGACTTCCGGTTGGACTAG